GTAGAGGGTGGGTGGTCCCTGgtgattattatttatcacGGATGAGAAGAGAGTGCTCAGGAAAAAGGTTGGGATGTGGATTAGGACAGAGCGGCAGCGCAGAGAGAGCATTAACAGAGGCACTGCAGGGTTAGCTGATGCTGTAATACGCTGGGTGGAGGCTGCAaggtggtgaggtcatgtggAGAACAaggggaaaaaggaaaataaagtgTGTGATTAAAACGTGgaatgtgtgtatctgtgaaGCTCGGTAGATCTTTGTTACCATGGGCTACAGATCAAACTGTGCAGAGAGGGAGGGCACTGAGAGTGCACACCCAGGAAATGTGACAGAATTGGCAGCTGGGAAAACCCTGAGCTTTTTTGTGGTCCTAAAAGTAGGATGGAAATTAGATGTTGTATGAAAGCCAGACGGAGACTGTCATGGGAGGAACACTACAAGCAGTGACTGTACAAATGCAAATCATTAAACGGCGACATGATGCATGCAAATCTGCGCAATCCTGGCACAGCTCAAGCTAAACAAATGCCCGAGTCCCATTCACACTCCGAGTACTCGGCACATGAGTAATACTGGAGTTTTGTTTTCGAGGCTTACGTACATGCACATTCCAGCCTGCTGCGATCAACCAACTTATCACTTAGGCCACAGATACGTGGAGAGAGTTAATGGTCATCAAAAGGCAGTGCGGAGGAGGGAAGTTTAGCAATCAGCTTGGGAGTagtgggagagacagaaagtaaaAGGGGCCAAGAAGTGATAACACAGTGAGGCTGCAAGGACAGGTCCCTCCTGTCACAGGCTGCAGCGTGATGTTGAACAGCTGTGgcggagaaagagagaggctcGCTTCCTGTGTCCACAAAATCAGCTCTTTTTAGCCGGAGAAGAATTGAGTTCCTCCAAAGAGAGCACTGAACGCTAAACAcactgatgttgttgtttttttttgtttgcatattCAACCTACGTGCTGCGTTTCTCAACCCGTCTGCATTTTCCTGTTGACATGGAGGAAGTGAAACTTGTTCTTTATGTTAGGACAGCTATTTGTTCAGCTGTGAAGTGGCTCTCTGCACATGTCTTGAAGTAAGAATGTTCAATAAAAAGGTCAAACTACTGTCTGTTTCAAAGCTTTACACTTCCACAGAAGTAAAGCCAAACAAATCCCCAGATATGACGAAGAGGATCAAGATATTGTCAGTAATAAATTTACACAAAATCGTTTAGCTAATGTAACTTAGCCCGATATGGTCCATTATAATTGTAATTTGTAAAATTTCAAAACACTTTGCTGCTAACTCGTCTTGGACTGGGTGTACTCTTATATTTTTATGCTTCCTCTTATTGTCAAAACAAAGAGTTCAATGTGGCAGATTTAAGTTCAAGGACAAAAGCAATGATGTCGAAGAACATGTTCCTTCCTCTTGTTCTAAAAATACATATAGTCAGTACACTTAACATTTATCATGCATTTGCTTTGTATAATAATCATGGAATAATCACTCATCTTCAGTATTTATTGTaattgtgtgtgattttaattttaatgctCAAAAAACATTCAATCAGTGCATCTAAATATGAACAGTGGCTCTAAGGAACCCTTCAACCTACTTGTTTATGTGTGGTCCACTCCtatatttcacacatttacCAGTAATGCCCTCAACTTATGTATGTATCAATACAGTTTTATTGATTGTCTTTCTCATCCAGAAGGATTCTCCATCCAAGCCATCTGTGGCTGAGCTCGCTGGAAGGTTCAAAGGTCATATTCTACCGATGCCCACCTCAAATGACGAGGTGACGTATTTATATCTTATACCACATGTTGTAGtgtctgtacaaaaatatacataacatTGTATTGAAGAACAGTGCTGCACTACATACAGTAGTTATATGCTTAAATACAGTAGTTGGTGAATATATATGTTCTGCTCAAGATTTTATTTACACCTACTCATCCCTTTTTTTGTAGTTGCCATTTTGTAGAAGACCTCCGTGTTCCCTGAAGCTGTCAAACCAAAAAGATGATAATGAAGAATCAGATGTAAGTAATTTTGTTCCTTTTCTTACCCATGTGCTACAAATCTGGTTTCTTGATACACAAAGGAAATCCCTTGGATTTATTTGCTGTACAATTTCATTGCAATCTCACAATTCATCGCCAAATGCacaattaatcttttttttctctgcctaAAACACTGGTAAAGTCCAGTAAAATGGCTACCATACAAACCACAAAAAACTATTATTGCATACCGACCGATCCAAAGTACAAGTGCAAAACTGTATGCATTACAGGCATGTAAAAAGtgattttattcagttttattactTATTATGTCCCTTGATGTCCCcatatataatgataatacaCATTATAAGCAAGATGGCATCAGACGTATCACTGAATATGTTAATATTAGTTTTCCATGTTTCAAATGGGGGTGAATTAGTCTTTTCATTATGTCTGGTCCGACCTTGTTCTCTTTCAGAAAACCAGCGTCTCTCCAAAACcctttaaaatcaaaatgaagAACTCACCCATCATTGAGAAACTGCAGGTAGGTGCATCTTGAAACATCTAAATACTTTGTGATGGAAACATGATACGAAACAATTGCTAGCCTCATCAATCATGTGGTATTATAGGATGTAGTACAGAGAGGGTTAGTCAGTTAGTGTGTAAAGTCAGGAGACTTCAGTATTTAAAGCATTACTGCCACCCACTGTTCAGTCGACGCTTGTGCCTGCGTTGTTCACATGCTGAGAAAAAGGGGAAGGGCTTGTCCCTGGTGGCACTATTGGCTCAGATTAATGAGCTAATGGGATCATGGGCCACCCAGCCTCTGGTGAGGCTCTAACTCGCCACCATCGTTCCTTTAGCACAGTGGGCAGCCATGGGACAAAAGGGCTGCCgcttctccctcttcttcttctccccagTGCAGGTAGGATACACTCCTCTAAACTTGTATAGTGATTGCGGGGCAACTCAGGTTTTAATGTAGTTTAGTTGTCAGACTGAATATGACAAGTGTCGTTTGTAACAGGACATTATTCTGGCAGGTGTAGGAGTTTTCAAAGTAGGAAGGTGGCGGGTACAAGCAGGGCAGATGAGTAATAACCTATTCGTATACATGTagaataattataataatatccttttatgacattttttaaaacaaagttacaaagtacTTCTACTCACTACTTTAAGGAGGAACAATGCCCACTTTGTGAGAAGAAATACTGAAGgcttttaatttttacatatatttttttaattatacacCCAAGttaaaaacatgacattatttaatcttttattcactaagtaattatatttatatctcCAAATAGTGACTCCTATAAATTTAATCTGGTTTACTCTCCAAGACAAACTCAggttttactgtcattttagGTTTTTATCAGATTTGAAAAGTTCAGTTTAAATAAAGATATCACTAGAAATGAACGGCATTGTTTTACAATTTGAGTTTATTACAACACAATGTACTAAAGAGATTACAGCGTCCAGGCTTCAGGATCTTACCTTCCCCCTGCAGGCCAACCTTGCTCTGTCCCCCACCGCTCTGGTGCCTTCGCCCAAGAGTTCCGAGGTGAAGCTGCAGCCGGCGCCGCTGTCTCCCACCACACCTTGCAGCCCGCCGACCCCACTGAGTCCCACCCTGCGGCCCTCACAGCAGTCCAGTGAAGAGGAGGATCCTGTCAGCTTCGACAGCCCTCCTGAAGGCGCCCCGCTGCCTAGCATCAATAAGGTAAACACTGGACTCGTGCAAGGCTGCGTGCATTAGTTTCACAATCTAAAAGACAAATGCGTCTGGGTTATTTGTTGAAGAGTAGATTAGTCTTCTTATGTTTCATATGTTTGCATGGAATTTTGCACAAAGGTTCTTAGTCAGTAAATGACAAACATGAGCTGTTGACACGTTGAGGCCCCTGAAGTGTTTCTCATGCCATCCGCCGAGTGAGCTGTGACGTCACAGCCGGATACATGGTCCTCGTCCCTGTTGACGTGTTTCTCAGCGGGTGTTCTGCATCCTCTGTTTAAGAAGCCCTTGGATAAGCTTAAGCAAGATGCCCCTTGTAGTACATGAGTGCTGCTGCAAGGGGGATTTAAGATGTAATCTTAATCTCCCTTAACCTAGTTAGAGTTGCTGGGTACCATTTTGTGCAGTGCTCTCACGCACATGCTGATTACACTTTGACAGTTGCAAGAAATCTTTTGATCATacaaattaattgatatttaTAATACTAGAAACTTGCACTGTCTTATAGATCTAAATTACCCTGAATTGTTTACATTCTGAAATTCCCTGCTGACTCTCTGCTCATCTCATTCACACAGACTCGTGCACGGCTATCATTCAAGAGGCGCCCGCCCACAAGACAGCACAGGAGGTCAGCTGGAGAGGAGGCGGGAGCCTTCAAGAGTGGCCTGTCCCTATGTGAACTGCACAGCCCAAAAGAAAATGGGGACAGGGACCTGGTTTTAGACAGCCCAGAAGAGGAAGCCGAATATGGCCAGCTGACCAGTCTGAAAGAAGCTGAGGAGAAGGACAGGGACtgtgaaaagacagagaaagaggtaGCAAAGAATGATCCAGATGACAGGGAAGATCCGGAGGAGGAGCAGGCAGCAGAACAAGCCCAGACTTTGGAGCAGGAACAGCAGCCTTTGGAGCCTTGTCCTGCTGAGCAGACAGAGGGTGACTTTgagaaagaagaggagcaggaggagatgCCAAGACGCACCAAGGAGGAAATTAAAGGGTGTGAACTGTGAATGTTTAcgtcaagaaaaacaaaaaatctatGAATAAGTTATTCAGTGCTTTGATTAAGAGAACTCTTTGAAAATACTTTTTGTAAAGAGTTAATCTGTTTTAAAGTTCTTGGTATCTACCTGCTCTGTTTTATGTCCCTCTGTCGCCCTCTCCTGGCCTTCCATAGAACAGGTCTATAAACACTGGAGAGAGCCCTCTAGTCAAGGAAACAGCTGTTTTCCGCAGATGGAAGGCAGAAGAAAATTTGCTTTATGTTGTATCAAGTCTGCATGACCAGATTCCTATTTTTATGACagatagcattttttttttctgagatttGACACGAGATTGCTAAGAGTGCATTTCCATGTCAGATGTCACTGTCATGTACACAGGACTTTGAAAATACTGAATGCTGGGTTAACATAAGACTGAAATATTATAGACATCATGTATATGTTATAGCAGATATATAAAATGTTCTGGCATCATAACAAATCACTCTCACTGAAATTATGTACTTTTGCTTGGCTAGTTTTCTTTTGATGTATATGTCGACATACTTCTCTGCTTGTCTTTAATTTTGGATACcttataaaatattgaaatcacAGTGCTACTGTGGAGTGGCTCAGGTCCTCGGATATGATGCACAGAGAtgttaagaaaataaacagcttCCTTCGTATGTAAAGAAAAAGTGATGTTACCTGCCTCTGTTCTAATTTTTGGTTTGCTCGTCGGATTCAACGAGTCTAAATGAACCTCAGGATACCAATATTGATGGATATATTAAAGCTGTAATGCATGCTTGTCCGAAATGACTTCATGTTGTGACTGTTTCATCTCCAGAGACAATTGTTTTCCAAAGACAATGCTAAATGTACTGGACAGTCTTCAGTTATATTTTAGAGTTAGTTAGGGGTTATTGATGATGATTAATGATGGCACTGTTCAAATGCAGATTTAAACAAACTTACAGGCTTAAAGCTCCAGCTTTTCTACGCATAGGAACACAAGCACaagtgattttaattattttcctaattagACCTCTCCTCAGGGTTGTGTTGCTACTGACTACACTTGGTTGTCAGCCCTCTCACTCCATTGTGAGATTTGTCGCACTTGTTACGGTGGGACAATTTACAGCTTGATAATTCTTGTCCCATTTGTCCAttttcaacctgagcagaggaTTAATTAGAGTACCTGAGAACACCCGTGTGTGTATGAAGGGCCTGTGTTTATGAAATTCAGTCACTTATTTATCTCTACATATGATTTCAGGTAAGTCTGATATTTTTAGAACATAATGTGCTGAGGGAATTATTTGCATGATGTGAAAACTATTCtgtaatcaattcatcattcaTTATTTCAAGTTTTCACCTGTCAACTTCCCAGACCTCTACTGGTGACCATTAAGAATTACACTGTGCCCTATACTTGACACCTTATTCCCATGAATGCAACTTTAATCCCTTTAATTGCTTTACTCACAAGCCAATGTTTTACTCAAAGTCCCttttattaactgttttattCTGAATAAAGCTGACAGTGTAGCAGCTTGTGCACCGTAAATATCTTTCTTGCTGTAAAAATAGACTTGGACCTCAAGTTTCTGTTCAACTCAATTGACAAATggatgattttttaaaatatgtaatcACCTTAATGTAAAAGAATAACGAAATATATGTTATCAAAAGCAGGAAGACTGATGAGCCCCTGGAAATAACTGTTTTTACACATATTGAAGTTATGAAATACAGGAAAAATACAGTGACCAACTGTCACTTTGACCAAATGTTTACTTAAAACCAGCGGGACAAGTGGGGTGGGTACTTCAAATACTGTACCTGAAGTAGGCTACGAGGTAAAGTAGACATGCTGATTTCCGTTATATCTGACTTCTTGAATCGCAGTAGAGGCATGATGACACTCTCTCGTAACGTTTCCTGTCAGCGGTGTACAGTCTTTTCTACTTTACTTGGCAACGCCTTCCGACGTCACCTATACCGAAACTTGAAGGAAACTCACCTGGCTGGCTGTCAAGAGGGCGAGAGAGATTAAAACAGGAAACTAAAGGCGTCGTCTGGAGAGAAACTTTTACTAACGAGCTGTCAAGTGTAACAATGTGAACTCTCTGGCTGACCTGCTGTAACTAAGGAACTGCGGACTTTCTGAACCGCAGCTGGGTCGTACATTATTCCACGGAAAAGTGCGGTTTTATTACAAGAAGTCAGCGCTGGAAGACAGTTCCGGGTTCAGCCCGTAGCCAGTGTGACCGTGACAACTCCCATTCAGCACCGGGAGTTAGAAGCAAACCAGCATGGACATTGAGCTGCAGACAATTACGACGAATGGAAACGATGGAGATCATGTATCAAAGGACGGGGTGAGTTGTATGGGATAAATAACTTAAGAGTTTATACTTAGTGACCTGTCCAATAcaatactactattactactactactacctaTAATAATATTATCTGACAATTCTGTATTTATCTTATTATATACAcgttttttaaaattcagtccATATAATAGCATAAtattagggctgggcaatatggacaaaatcaaatatcatttgtgaccaaatacctcgatatcgatattgcgacaatagtgTAAAGATTACTATCGGTGCTTTCACgaaatatttacacaattagatttttttgaTAACTAATCATCAGtcatgtggatataatgactaagtgagtaaaggcaaataatagaacagctagaacaatctggtaagttcagaaagTTATATCACtataatgcagcctttaaaggtgcagtgtgtagaatttagtggcatcaagCGGAACGGACtaggcagaaatggaatataatattcataagtatgtttttatcgtgtttttgttaccttagaatgaggcCTTTATAACTACATAgagagtgggtcctcttccacggagcctgccatgttgcactgccatgcttctacagtagcccagaaaggATAAACCACACCTACACACCGCACcttgaaaaccaaaaaaagacaacacttatacCATATCACGATATTATGATATCCAGAATCTCAGATGATATCTAGTATCGTATCATGATATTGGTATAATATCGATATGTTGCCTAGCCCTACATACTATATCTGTATGTCTATATTGTACACACTTTTCCCTGGTATCATAACatacatcatcatcagtttGCACAAGAGTTTCCTTTATGGTGTTTAGTAATATTCCCCACAATTTGACTCCTCCAAGGTGCCAGCAGGTAATGGAAGTGGCCAGGCCTACAGTATCCCTGAGGCAACAGAGGGAGATGTGTTGCTTACTGAACAGGTGAGTTATTGTCAAgtgatgtgctgttgtttaTGAAGTATTTGGTTTTGTTCAGTGACTGTTCATAAGCACTTTGTTCAAAAGAGTAGAATCACACGTAGCATGAATTTTCCATTTCCACCTGAAAATTGTGAGCTACTTTCAACACTGTTGAAAGTGGCTGAATCAACAAACTGTTGAG
This region of Thunnus maccoyii chromosome 6, fThuMac1.1, whole genome shotgun sequence genomic DNA includes:
- the zgc:153184 gene encoding capZ-interacting protein isoform X3 encodes the protein MEKDSPSKPSVAELAGRFKGHILPMPTSNDELPFCRRPPCSLKLSNQKDDNEESDKTSVSPKPFKIKMKNSPIIEKLQANLALSPTALVPSPKSSEVKLQPAPLSPTTPCSPPTPLSPTLRPSQQSSEEEDPVSFDSPPEGAPLPSINKTRARLSFKRRPPTRQHRRSAGEEAGAFKSGLSLCELHSPKENGDRDLVLDSPEEEAEYGQLTSLKEAEEKDRDCEKTEKEVAKNDPDDREDPEEEQAAEQAQTLEQEQQPLEPCPAEQTEGDFEKEEEQEEMPRRTKEEIKGCEL
- the zgc:153184 gene encoding capZ-interacting protein isoform X1 produces the protein MEWEACPSLSTQFSCRVSSQKDSPSKPSVAELAGRFKGHILPMPTSNDELPFCRRPPCSLKLSNQKDDNEESDKTSVSPKPFKIKMKNSPIIEKLQANLALSPTALVPSPKSSEVKLQPAPLSPTTPCSPPTPLSPTLRPSQQSSEEEDPVSFDSPPEGAPLPSINKTRARLSFKRRPPTRQHRRSAGEEAGAFKSGLSLCELHSPKENGDRDLVLDSPEEEAEYGQLTSLKEAEEKDRDCEKTEKEVAKNDPDDREDPEEEQAAEQAQTLEQEQQPLEPCPAEQTEGDFEKEEEQEEMPRRTKEEIKGCEL
- the zgc:153184 gene encoding capZ-interacting protein isoform X4, producing MEDSPSKPSVAELAGRFKGHILPMPTSNDELPFCRRPPCSLKLSNQKDDNEESDKTSVSPKPFKIKMKNSPIIEKLQANLALSPTALVPSPKSSEVKLQPAPLSPTTPCSPPTPLSPTLRPSQQSSEEEDPVSFDSPPEGAPLPSINKTRARLSFKRRPPTRQHRRSAGEEAGAFKSGLSLCELHSPKENGDRDLVLDSPEEEAEYGQLTSLKEAEEKDRDCEKTEKEVAKNDPDDREDPEEEQAAEQAQTLEQEQQPLEPCPAEQTEGDFEKEEEQEEMPRRTKEEIKGCEL
- the zgc:153184 gene encoding capZ-interacting protein isoform X2; the protein is MEWEACPSLSTQFSCRVSSQDSPSKPSVAELAGRFKGHILPMPTSNDELPFCRRPPCSLKLSNQKDDNEESDKTSVSPKPFKIKMKNSPIIEKLQANLALSPTALVPSPKSSEVKLQPAPLSPTTPCSPPTPLSPTLRPSQQSSEEEDPVSFDSPPEGAPLPSINKTRARLSFKRRPPTRQHRRSAGEEAGAFKSGLSLCELHSPKENGDRDLVLDSPEEEAEYGQLTSLKEAEEKDRDCEKTEKEVAKNDPDDREDPEEEQAAEQAQTLEQEQQPLEPCPAEQTEGDFEKEEEQEEMPRRTKEEIKGCEL